A window of Schistocerca serialis cubense isolate TAMUIC-IGC-003099 chromosome 1, iqSchSeri2.2, whole genome shotgun sequence genomic DNA:
ATCATATACAGTCAGATCAGTCTGCCCTCCCCATGTATCAATAATATATAGAAATTTTCCCTGTCCCATGTATGGAAGAATCACAGATTTTAAAAAGTCTTCATACACCAGTTTTGTGAACTTCCTTGATTTTGTGCAGGACACAACAAAGTTTTTAAATTTGAGGGTTGATTCATGCACTCTTTTTCTGAACATTAGGGCCAAATTTTCCTGACTGTTGCTGCATACAAAAAAAAACCATATGGGACCACCCTTTCTGATGCAGTTAGAGTGTACTGTGCTGTGTACAAATGACTTATCTTGTTTAAATCTTTTCTCTGCACGAGAACAGTTCTCGCCCCTTTCTCCAAGAGGGGTCTATCATACGTTGACTGATATTGACAGTCTGTTTGATCAGTGTTGATTATGAAATTGAAGTTAAAATTACCAATAAGTATATTCATTTgtgacaataccagagaaggaaagttgcacatcaccatatagcggagatgctgagtcgcgataggcacaataaaaagattcacacaactaaagctttcggccattaaggcctttgtcagcaacagacacacacacatgcatgcacacacacacacacacaaatgcagcttgcacacacaactgcagtctcaggcaacttaaaccacactgcgagcagcagtgatgggagtggcgactgggtgagggtaaggaggaggctggggcgggatagtatggtgggggaggCAGACGGTCaaatgttgcagtttagatggagggcaggataGAAGCTGCAGAGGGGGGAGacggtaagtagtggaaaggagaaaaataaaagaaattaaaagactgggtgtggcagtgaaatgatggctgtgtagtgctggaatgggaacagggaggggtctggatgggtgaggacaggctgtgaagcagtcattaagatgagggatgtcatgtttggcagcgtgttcagcaacagggtggtccacttgtttcttggccacagtttgtcggtggctgttaatgcggacagacagcttgttggttgtcatgcctacacagaatgcagcacagtggttgcagcttagcttgtaaatcacatgactggtttcacaggtagccctgccttttatgggataggtgatgttagtgaccggactggagcaggtggtggtagTAGGACTTATGGGACAggtattgcatctaggtctattacaggggtatgagccatgaggtaagggattgggagcaggtgttgtgtaagaatggacgagtgtattgtgtaggttcggtggacggcggaataccacggtaggatgggtgggaaggatagtggacacgacatttctcatttcagggcatgatgagaggtaatcgaaaccttggcagagaatgtaattcagttgctctagtcccggatggtactgagttacgagaggaatgctcctctgtggctggactgtgggactttgggaggtggtgggagactggaaagataaggcatgggagatttgtttttgtacaaggatggggggataattacggtcagtgaaggcatcagtgagaccctcggtatattttgagagagactgctcgtcactgcagatgcgacgaccacgggtgcctaggctgtacggaagggacttcttggtatggaatgggtgggagCTGTCGAAGTgggggtattgctggtggttagtaggtttgatatggacggaggtactgatgtagccatctctgaggtgaaggtcaacatttaggaaggtggcttgttgggttgagtagcaccaggtgaagcaaatgggggagaagttgttgaggtgctggaggaatgtgaatatggtgtcttcaccttcaatccagatagcaaagatgtcatcagtgaatttgaaccaggtgaggggtttgggattctgggtttttaggaaggattcctctagatggcccatgaataggttagcacaggatGGTGTCAtatgggtgcccatagccgtactgcggatttgtttgtaggtaatgccttcaaaggagaagtaattgtgggtgaggatatagttggtcatggagaccaggaaggaggttgttgatttggaatccatagggcatctggaaaggtagtttAGACAGcattaaggccatgggcattaggaatgttggtgtacagggaggtgacatcaatagtgacgagcagggaacCGTGtgttaaagggacaggaactgtggagagtcggtcgaggaaatggttggtatcttttacataggaggatacgttctgggtaataggttgaaggtgttggtctatgagagcagagattctctcagtggggtcaCAGTAACCTGCCACAATGAGGTGTCCTTGGTGGTTGGGTTTATGACTTTAGGaaacatgtagaaggtgggagtgtggggagtagtagaggtaagtagagagatggactctggggagaggttctgggatgggcctaaggatttgagtagtgactgctGTATTACtgaaatgggatcactgtggcatggtttgtaggtggaagtatctgacagctgacagaaTACTTCTGCtgtgtaatccttgcagttcaaaacaacggtggtggagcctttgtcagcaggtattataaggtcaggatcagtttttagatggtggactgtggttcatTTGTGTGCGGAATTCTTCTGCAGCTATTAATACTTCTTCCATAGTTGCACCTTCTTTGGAACTGATGAACTTTGTAATCTTCCATTGCCGGATTTTATGCTTTTGTTTAAATTGTTCAACCCAAGCTGAGCTGGCCAGGAAATTAAAGGTATCCAATAAAAGTGGAACAGCAGCATTCATCGCACATTGCTGTAAAGTTCTGGTTGTCACCTGCTCACAGAAGAAATTATATTCTTTTCACAAGCCAGTCTCTTTCTTACAATGTATTTAACAGATATTTTGATATGATTTACCTGTTCCAAATCCTGTCTTGCTTcgatgaaccattcatgtgtctcACGATCTATGCTGTTCCATTGATCATGAGTTCCACTTCGTTTCACAGCCTCTTTCCATCAATATAGCATTGATTTATGTTTTAATCAAGAGATGCCGTAGGACTGCAAACAAATGCAAATTAGCGGTTTAGGAGCTAGATCACCGCCATTTGTTTGACCATGGCGATACATGTTCATAATACACAGAGGACTGTCTATGTGAACTCTGTGTATTATGAAATTATATCGCCATAGCCAAATAAAAAGTGGTGACCAGGGTGATACGCTGTTACAATACACAGAGTTTGCTCGGGACGTCCATGTGGACAGTGCGTGCACTTTCTGTTTAACTGAGCCTACACAATTTAAACTTCTTAATAATTTCACACAATTTACACTGTATGttgatattttgtaaaataaaatggaaaaatgtcagattattctgattttaaaaaaagaaaaagcaaacaCACGGAAAGGACctgaacacggtacctccagtgtGGTAGCAGAAGACCTTAACCGCTGTGCCACGGCTGTAGACcttaaccgctctgccacactcACTTGGTTGGAACATGCCTAGTGTTATGCACATTACAGCATGCAgtgaacttcaaaatcaattttcttgAAAACCAAGGCCCGTCACTAAAAAAGCAGATAGCCTGTCCCTCTACAACATATCTGAGACCCGTCAAAATCCATTACTTTCACTTCTGATGGCCCCATTGTTAGTTATGTTTCATAGGTTGACTTGTAGCGCCCTCCACTAACAAAACTATATTTTTCCCAATTTACTGTTGGATGATTGAACTCTCCACCAATGATTATAGTATAATTTGGGAACTTTCATACAAGCGAACTGAGGTTTCTTTAAAAGTTTTCAATGAaatcaggaggtgagtctggttGCTGAGAGAAGGATCCGACTACTATTTTATGTCCACAACTCATACTGGGTCTTGCACAAACAACCTTGCAAGttgcttcaatttctatctccaTGGACTTGATTTTCTTGTCTATAGTTTTTGGTACTGTCGCATCCACGAGTGGTCTGAATGCTCTCCACGAGTGGTCCGAATGCTCACTGACATTGGAGACTGGAGAAGATTCATCCAGTCAGCTAACATGGAGATGGCTAACTGGAAGTTTGAAAGAGTTATGGAATGCAGTTGGGAAGTAATTGAACAAAGACAAGACTAGAATAACTACAATCTTTAATTGCTCATCTGAGCAAGAATAGGATTATAACTTGAATCAAAGTACACTATTCCTGACTGCAAAATCCTGTGGAGGGAGGTATGACAAAGCATGAGCAGAGCCAGAGTGAATACTACAAGTCCAGGCCACAGGCCTGACCTACACAGGCGTTCCTCCTGGACTGCAGCCTGTACTGAACTCTCCCTTCCAATGCTGCTGCCTGCTGCCCTCCCCTTCCACACCAGTCATCCAGCCTCTGCCCTGCAGGGTCTCTTGTGGCGATATATGGTCACTGCTCACACACTGCCATGCCTTGCGGCTCTCCACAATACCTCGTCAGTTGAAGTCAAATTTCCAGCCAACGCCCAAACCAACGCCCTTTCTGTGGCGTCTCCTTTGTACTCTGCATCCTTTCAGAAAATTTCTGATTCTGGCTGCTATTCTGTTGGCTTTCAGCAGttgtattttttttatattgtaacacattcccccccccccccccctctccccccaccctttAGGGAAAAATTTGTAGGTGCTGTTCTCAGTGACTACATATTTTTATACAAGGTTTTCCAGAAATTTTATTCCATTAGTTGGGAAATACATTTACTTTACAATAATGTTCAAATGACACACATAATTACTTTATAACCATCCATGACAGAGATACATAAAAATCAATCTTTTCCTGTTagagaaacatttacatttttacatttcacactTAATTTCATTGTTACATATTCTAATACATGGAATAAagatacattttattttacaaaacaAGACATTTTGTATTATCCCACCAATACTCTTTCTTGTAGGACATGTATATATACTATCTTACTATCAAGTTACACTTGATACATTGATGTGCACTTCATAACATACTTATAATTTTGGACTTGAAAGAGAAAACACTTCACATTAGATTTTTTTTCTACACTTTCTACCAGTGTTATCATCCTTTAGCATTTGACTGTTTTTGGCTTAACACTTCAATGAACACCACTTCTAACTTCACTGCTAATGTGTTTAGCAGGCATTAGAGAtttggggggggaaaaaaaaaaaaaaaaaagggaagaagaagaagaacctctCCCCTCTGTCTCTAGATGTGCTTGTGCTTCTCGTATGATGGCACCTGACTACATCCCTCTCTGGACACTGATTTATTATAATGTTTTTAACATGTGTTTTTCTGCAACAATCATTACCCATTGTTTTGCACACAAATTTAAAACAGTCTCGCCAATATCTACAATCCCTGCATAGACAATATAATATTACTATGTATAATTACTACACCAGAGCCCATGAAACCTCAGAAAGACAAATGACATA
This region includes:
- the LOC126465520 gene encoding uncharacterized protein LOC126465520; translated protein: MDSKSTTSFLVSMTNYILTHNYFSFEGITYKQIRSTAMGTHMTPSCANLFMGHLEESFLKTQNPKPLTWFKFTDDIFAIWIEGEDTIFTFLQHLNNFSPICFTWCYSTQQATFLNVDLHLRDGYISTSVHIKPTNHQQYPHFDSSHPFHTKKSLPYSLGTRGRRICSDEQSLSKYTEGLTDAFTDRNYPPILVQKQISHALSFQSPTTSQSPTVQPQRSIPLVTQYHPGLEQLNYILCQGFDYLSSCPEMRNVVSTILPTHPTVVFRRPPNLHNTLVHSYTTPAPNPLPHGSYPCNRPRCNTCPISPTTTTCSSPVTNITYPIKGRATCETSHVIYKLSCNHCAAFCVGMTTNKLSVRINSHRQTVAKKQVDHPVAEHAAKHDIPHLNDCFTACPHPSRPLPVPIPALHSHHFTATPSLLISFIFLLSTTYRLPPLQLLSCPPSKLQHLTVCLPHHTIPPQPPPYPHPVATPITAARSVV